The proteins below come from a single Gimesia alba genomic window:
- a CDS encoding ComEC/Rec2 family competence protein, with the protein MSKSFSQISAQALGQDPAQNKIERSPALSVLICFSLGILVDFWFAWELVHWLLFGFILSVGWAVSYRSRKYSIAAVFLLLLTICLGGMRHHEFWFCHTPNYITRLLKTSGHSEDNTRLIRVTGVICKEPQIKTPADEEQFNPKQPAQQTNLILDCRELDTGTATIPVTGKIFVTIYDQVNSLQQNQPHLFSVGDTIDVCGKLKLFSPKDNPHDFDFRQHFRKEQIDAILTLKSSQAVHLIAQTPPFSWISVRKQIHNSFAQIIRDNTSESTQPLAMALLLGDRSKLSSGIQKKFSQSGLIHFLAISGLHIGFFSAFIWSICHLVNLPRTVAVSLLLFAILFYLSIIEIRPPILRAASFCALVTLGLISWRAITTLNLVCISAILILIINPTDLFDVGTQLSFLAVASILWTVQQDFFQNPFQQNWIPLRWRILASDPVLQSPLQWCLIRYFRLLYSVFLVTFFIWLVTAPLVLYHFKLLAPIGLLVNTLIFPFLFLILLLGYLLIFLGSWIPFLAGVFGLIFDYSLRVLLWIVEFASSLPYAHFDLPGPPVWWLLVYYSLILIVIRPGSLRFNRYQNWLLQKLRLALVPAWMIIGMLVPLLTTETNALQCTFIAVNHGISILIELPDGQTILYDAGSMSPVEQTYAKIKNTLLAHGVRRVDLLFISHADRDHYNSAAELITNHYVRELAFPQAFLRREQPGTLSLCNTAARNQVPIKIIGRGDRFDFGPQTSLEVLHPRFADKYEQDNPASLVILLSRKDRKILLTGDLEGQGLEKLLTENAAMPLDILLSPHHGSATANTSDLDRWARPDYLIVSGGRKQTIPQLQSVFSASTQIYSTRKHGAITCLIDNSGNLEVIPFRSAMN; encoded by the coding sequence ATGAGCAAATCCTTCTCTCAGATTTCTGCACAGGCACTGGGTCAGGATCCGGCTCAGAACAAAATAGAACGTTCTCCCGCACTCAGTGTGCTGATCTGTTTTTCCCTGGGGATCTTAGTTGATTTCTGGTTTGCCTGGGAACTGGTCCATTGGCTCCTCTTTGGTTTCATCCTCTCTGTTGGCTGGGCCGTCAGTTATCGATCGCGAAAGTATTCCATTGCGGCGGTCTTTCTGTTGCTTTTGACTATATGCCTGGGAGGCATGCGGCACCATGAATTCTGGTTCTGTCATACTCCCAATTATATCACCCGCCTCTTAAAAACTTCGGGACATTCAGAAGACAATACCCGTCTTATTCGCGTGACGGGAGTGATCTGCAAAGAGCCACAGATCAAGACGCCTGCCGACGAGGAGCAGTTTAATCCGAAGCAGCCAGCACAACAGACGAATTTGATTCTTGACTGCAGGGAACTCGATACAGGAACGGCAACCATTCCTGTCACCGGAAAAATCTTTGTTACCATTTATGATCAAGTGAATTCACTGCAACAAAATCAGCCCCATTTATTCTCAGTCGGTGATACCATTGATGTATGTGGAAAACTAAAGCTGTTCTCACCCAAAGATAACCCGCATGATTTTGACTTTCGTCAGCATTTTCGAAAAGAACAAATTGATGCGATTCTGACTTTGAAGTCTTCACAGGCAGTCCATCTCATCGCCCAAACGCCGCCTTTCTCCTGGATCAGTGTGCGGAAACAGATCCATAATTCATTTGCACAGATCATCAGAGATAACACAAGTGAAAGCACACAGCCGCTTGCGATGGCTTTATTACTGGGAGACCGTTCTAAACTCAGTTCAGGAATTCAAAAGAAATTCAGTCAATCCGGTTTGATCCATTTTTTGGCGATCTCAGGTTTACATATCGGTTTTTTTAGCGCGTTTATCTGGAGTATCTGTCATCTAGTAAATTTACCTAGAACAGTCGCCGTTTCACTGCTGCTGTTTGCAATTCTCTTTTATCTTTCCATCATTGAAATCCGTCCTCCGATCCTCCGCGCCGCTTCATTTTGTGCGCTGGTCACACTGGGGTTGATCAGCTGGCGAGCAATTACCACTTTAAATCTGGTTTGTATTTCTGCGATCCTCATTTTGATTATCAATCCGACCGACCTGTTTGATGTCGGAACGCAGCTTTCATTTCTGGCTGTTGCCTCAATCCTCTGGACCGTTCAGCAGGACTTTTTCCAAAACCCGTTTCAACAAAACTGGATTCCGTTGCGTTGGAGAATTCTCGCCAGTGATCCAGTCTTGCAATCGCCGTTGCAATGGTGTTTGATTCGCTATTTTCGCTTGCTATACAGTGTGTTTCTGGTCACTTTTTTCATTTGGCTCGTAACGGCGCCACTTGTTCTCTATCACTTTAAATTACTTGCTCCGATTGGGCTTCTGGTCAACACGCTGATCTTTCCCTTTTTGTTTCTGATCCTCTTGCTGGGATACCTGCTGATCTTTCTGGGATCATGGATTCCATTTCTGGCGGGAGTGTTTGGCCTTATTTTTGACTATAGCCTGCGAGTTCTGTTGTGGATTGTCGAATTTGCATCGTCTCTCCCTTATGCGCACTTTGATTTACCAGGACCACCCGTATGGTGGTTACTGGTGTATTACTCATTGATTCTTATCGTGATCCGGCCTGGGAGTTTAAGATTCAATCGTTACCAGAACTGGTTACTGCAGAAGCTGCGTCTCGCACTGGTTCCAGCCTGGATGATTATCGGCATGTTGGTCCCTCTGCTGACAACAGAGACAAACGCTTTGCAATGCACATTTATCGCTGTCAATCATGGGATTTCTATTCTAATCGAATTACCTGATGGTCAGACGATCCTGTATGATGCCGGATCAATGTCTCCGGTCGAACAAACCTATGCAAAAATCAAAAATACATTGTTGGCCCATGGGGTTCGGCGAGTTGATTTACTGTTCATTTCCCATGCAGATCGCGATCACTATAATTCAGCTGCCGAATTGATCACCAACCACTATGTTCGTGAACTCGCATTTCCCCAGGCGTTTCTCAGGCGAGAACAGCCTGGGACACTTTCGTTGTGCAATACCGCAGCACGCAATCAAGTTCCCATCAAAATCATTGGCAGGGGGGATCGCTTCGATTTTGGTCCTCAAACTTCACTTGAAGTTCTCCATCCCAGATTTGCAGATAAGTATGAACAAGACAATCCGGCCAGCTTAGTGATTCTGCTTTCGCGCAAGGACCGAAAAATATTACTCACGGGCGATCTGGAAGGTCAGGGGTTGGAAAAACTGCTGACTGAAAATGCTGCCATGCCACTGGATATTCTACTTTCTCCACATCATGGCAGCGCAACGGCCAATACATCTGATTTGGATCGCTGGGCCAGACCTGACTACCTGATTGTCAGTGGCGGAAGGAAACAGACGATTCCCCAATTGCAAAGCGTCTTTTCGGCTAGCACTCAGATTTATTCGACCCGAAAGCACGGCGCAATCACCTGCCTGATCGACAACTCAGGGAATTTAGAAGTCATCCCGTTTCGCTCGGCAATGAATTGA
- a CDS encoding tetratricopeptide repeat protein has translation MSDSKITELFQQARKQIKDRNISQAVEIYQRILSIKPAEKKAHAGIAAAYFQLKQYQDAIKHFEQLARLSPADASPYINIGAIYNRMGEYKQALNVLRKAVQKDKKSADAFYNMGIAHKGLNQLSMAVTAYKQAIVFDPDMVDANFNLGNVYLEMKNHTQAHSSFSRTLELSPHFKKAINALKKLDIETTKEKQNFNPFGRLVDETSLRKKDTSISTKQLSVEERLKDRGEIHQLCEEIKEVSSSIVDDLKKGFTPNLLNLNRCISQGEKHYSELAEANENFQKTVKTLSDMRKLLRHRVLELRAHEELINSIGLD, from the coding sequence ATGAGTGACTCAAAAATCACAGAACTATTCCAGCAGGCGCGCAAGCAAATAAAAGACCGCAACATTTCTCAGGCGGTTGAAATCTACCAGCGAATTTTGAGCATCAAACCTGCCGAAAAAAAAGCACACGCGGGAATTGCTGCTGCTTATTTTCAATTAAAGCAGTACCAGGATGCCATCAAGCATTTTGAACAACTGGCTCGATTATCGCCTGCCGATGCCTCGCCTTATATTAATATCGGGGCGATCTATAACCGTATGGGAGAATACAAGCAAGCGCTCAATGTGTTGCGTAAAGCTGTTCAGAAAGATAAAAAATCGGCTGACGCGTTCTATAATATGGGAATTGCTCATAAAGGATTAAATCAGTTAAGCATGGCGGTCACCGCCTATAAACAGGCCATCGTGTTTGACCCGGATATGGTTGATGCAAACTTCAACCTGGGCAATGTCTATCTGGAAATGAAAAACCATACCCAGGCGCATTCGAGTTTTTCGCGAACACTTGAACTTTCTCCCCATTTCAAAAAAGCAATTAACGCACTTAAAAAACTGGATATTGAAACAACAAAAGAAAAACAGAATTTCAACCCCTTTGGCAGATTAGTTGATGAAACGTCTTTGAGAAAAAAAGACACCTCGATTTCAACCAAACAGTTATCTGTCGAAGAACGTCTGAAGGATCGCGGGGAAATTCATCAGCTGTGTGAAGAAATCAAAGAAGTATCATCTTCGATCGTAGATGACCTGAAAAAAGGGTTTACCCCCAATCTACTGAATCTGAATCGTTGTATCTCGCAAGGGGAAAAACATTATTCAGAACTGGCAGAAGCAAATGAGAATTTTCAGAAGACAGTGAAGACGCTAAGTGATATGCGAAAACTACTCAGGCACAGAGTTCTTGAGCTGCGAGCGCACGAAGAGTTGATCAATTCCATTGGACTGGACTGA
- a CDS encoding winged helix-turn-helix domain-containing protein, producing the protein MSAEIESHQVESIGVVAGIVWQYLSEHEPVTLSKLSREIEAPRDLVMQAVGWLGREGKIEFHQGSRSKLISLVND; encoded by the coding sequence ATGTCAGCGGAAATTGAGTCGCACCAAGTCGAGAGCATTGGAGTTGTCGCTGGGATTGTCTGGCAATATTTGAGTGAACATGAACCCGTTACTTTAAGTAAATTATCTCGTGAAATCGAAGCGCCTCGCGATCTCGTGATGCAAGCCGTCGGTTGGCTTGGCAGAGAAGGGAAAATTGAATTTCACCAAGGTTCTCGAAGTAAATTGATTTCACTTGTGAATGACTGA
- a CDS encoding excinuclease ABC subunit UvrA: MQDQSDNYIRIRGARTHNLKNINVDLPHLQLTVITGVSGSGKSSLAFDTIHSEGQRRFLENLSPGTRQIFSQMQPADVDQISGLPPTISIEQTQRVHSRRSTLATMTELYDYFRLLFAQRGTVHCTQCHQPLHQQSAEQIVDLILALEDRKKVIILSPVITAKKGDHTAVLNKIAKEGFVRARVDGVVVDLSQSQDLKESDFHDIDIVIDRIIVKEGIDARLKESIDLALKHGDGVCIVSQETETCWSDRFLSTRLACGKCQLSFPDPEPRTFSFNSPYGACPNCQGLGVIEASNHEKIEQVCPECQGARINEYGRSVKLKGQSIDQLVDQTAPEILVWLNDWERSELTSHNSQDQEIVDQLLPPIRSRLKYLAEIGLNYIKLNRPAHTLSGGEHQRARLASFLGAETTGACYILDEPTAGLHANETEKLLKILKRLNQAGNTILVVEHDHDVIKASDYILDLGPQAGEQGGEVVVSGCYQDVIQNHRSFTSRALNAEYEIKSRPDTPQSGAKPELVLKGAKLNNLKNVTLKIPLQKLVCITGVSGCGKSSLVLETLVPALKAEFKSESRQDLEYDSLEGSEFLQQIKIIDQAPLGQSGRSNPATYCGIWDEIRKLFAKTKLSRMRGYTARRFSFNAKEGRCKHCHGQGYRRVDMQFLPPLYLPCEKCKTKRFNQQTLAVKYRGKSVSDILDMPVDEAVVFFDQIPKLKKVLQVLKELGLGYLALGQPANMLSGGEAQRIKLATELISNPTAMTLFVLDEPTRGLHAADIDCLLSVLDRLVQEGNSVLMIEHHPQAILAADWMIDLGPEGGESGGIILDEGTPEEISVRKTGQTGQMLNDFISNSTHR, translated from the coding sequence ATGCAAGACCAGTCTGATAACTATATTCGCATTCGGGGAGCACGTACCCACAACCTCAAAAATATCAATGTGGATCTCCCTCATCTCCAGCTGACGGTCATCACAGGCGTCAGTGGCAGTGGTAAAAGCAGTCTCGCATTTGACACAATTCACAGTGAAGGGCAGAGGCGTTTTCTGGAAAATCTTTCTCCTGGGACGCGCCAAATATTCAGCCAGATGCAGCCCGCTGACGTCGACCAGATCAGCGGACTCCCCCCCACAATCAGTATTGAACAAACGCAAAGAGTTCATTCCCGCCGTAGTACTTTAGCAACCATGACGGAGCTTTACGATTATTTCCGCCTGCTGTTTGCGCAACGCGGAACAGTTCATTGTACCCAATGTCATCAACCGCTTCATCAACAGTCTGCGGAACAGATTGTTGATCTGATTCTCGCTTTGGAGGATCGGAAGAAAGTGATTATTCTTTCTCCAGTGATCACGGCAAAAAAGGGAGACCACACTGCGGTTTTGAACAAAATTGCAAAAGAAGGTTTTGTTCGAGCCAGAGTAGATGGAGTGGTCGTAGATCTCTCCCAGTCACAGGATCTCAAGGAGAGCGACTTCCATGACATTGACATTGTGATCGATCGAATCATCGTAAAAGAAGGAATCGATGCCCGTCTCAAAGAATCAATCGATCTGGCATTAAAACATGGTGATGGTGTCTGTATCGTCAGCCAGGAAACAGAAACATGCTGGTCAGATCGATTTCTGAGTACAAGGCTCGCCTGCGGGAAATGTCAACTGAGCTTTCCTGATCCTGAGCCACGTACCTTCAGTTTTAACAGTCCCTATGGTGCGTGCCCAAACTGCCAGGGATTAGGCGTTATCGAGGCAAGCAATCATGAGAAAATAGAACAGGTTTGCCCGGAATGCCAGGGCGCAAGAATCAATGAATATGGTCGTTCTGTAAAACTAAAAGGCCAATCCATCGACCAGCTAGTCGATCAGACAGCCCCTGAAATTCTCGTGTGGTTAAATGACTGGGAACGTTCAGAGCTAACGTCTCACAATTCTCAGGACCAGGAAATCGTGGATCAACTTTTGCCTCCAATTCGAAGCAGGCTGAAGTATCTAGCTGAAATTGGTCTGAACTACATCAAATTGAACCGTCCTGCTCATACGTTATCAGGCGGCGAGCATCAAAGAGCCAGACTGGCATCGTTTTTGGGAGCGGAAACGACGGGAGCCTGCTATATTTTGGATGAACCAACGGCTGGTTTACACGCGAACGAAACAGAAAAACTGTTAAAGATTTTAAAACGACTCAATCAGGCTGGGAATACGATCCTCGTCGTTGAGCATGATCATGATGTCATTAAAGCGAGTGATTATATATTGGATCTAGGCCCTCAGGCGGGAGAACAGGGGGGAGAGGTTGTTGTTTCGGGATGTTATCAGGATGTCATTCAGAATCATCGCTCGTTTACCTCCCGTGCATTGAATGCCGAATATGAGATCAAATCACGCCCTGATACACCTCAGTCTGGAGCGAAGCCGGAGTTGGTGCTTAAAGGGGCAAAGCTTAACAATTTAAAAAATGTCACTCTCAAAATTCCATTACAGAAGTTGGTATGTATCACCGGTGTTAGCGGGTGTGGAAAAAGTTCTCTGGTCCTCGAAACACTGGTCCCCGCATTGAAAGCAGAATTCAAGAGTGAATCCAGACAAGACCTGGAATATGATTCTCTTGAAGGGAGCGAATTTCTGCAGCAGATCAAAATCATTGATCAAGCCCCCCTGGGTCAAAGTGGGCGTTCCAACCCGGCAACCTATTGTGGAATATGGGATGAAATTCGGAAACTGTTTGCGAAAACAAAATTATCCCGAATGCGTGGTTATACCGCCAGGCGTTTCAGCTTTAACGCTAAAGAGGGCCGCTGCAAACATTGTCATGGGCAAGGGTATCGACGCGTTGATATGCAATTTCTACCGCCTCTCTATCTCCCCTGTGAAAAATGCAAGACGAAGCGTTTTAATCAACAAACACTTGCTGTTAAATATCGAGGAAAATCGGTCAGTGATATTTTAGATATGCCCGTTGACGAAGCCGTTGTATTTTTTGATCAGATTCCCAAACTTAAAAAAGTATTACAGGTTCTTAAAGAACTGGGATTAGGTTACCTCGCATTAGGTCAACCAGCAAACATGTTGTCTGGTGGGGAAGCACAAAGAATCAAACTCGCTACGGAATTGATCTCAAACCCGACTGCTATGACACTTTTTGTCCTGGATGAACCAACAAGAGGTTTGCATGCAGCCGATATTGATTGTTTATTATCAGTCTTGGATCGGCTGGTCCAGGAAGGCAATTCTGTTCTGATGATCGAACATCATCCGCAAGCGATTCTCGCCGCTGACTGGATGATCGATTTAGGTCCTGAAGGAGGTGAATCCGGCGGCATCATTCTTGATGAAGGAACTCCAGAAGAGATCTCAGTACGAAAAACGGGCCAGACGGGCCAAATGTTGAATGATTTCATTTCGAATTCAACACACAGGTGA
- a CDS encoding DOMON domain-containing protein, with amino-acid sequence MSIIPHSFYFRHSVSVPEIKVIPRKRGQLLKLPKSALIPDLNFKAKTDHWGEIRIGWNNNGLGISLKVKQKQHPTTDAEYFNVWIDTRDTKTIHRANRYCHFFQFRPVVNAPNQSQPGCTQLTINRAQADARQSDLSKIQLWSKIESTGYELEAWIPASELTGFDPGSYPQMGFYYTIFDSELGEQFMTVDQELPIGQDPSLWATMRLEA; translated from the coding sequence ATGTCGATCATTCCTCATTCATTTTATTTCCGCCATTCTGTTTCTGTGCCAGAAATAAAGGTAATCCCTCGTAAACGCGGTCAATTATTAAAACTCCCCAAGTCGGCTTTGATTCCAGATTTAAACTTCAAAGCAAAAACAGACCATTGGGGAGAAATCCGGATCGGCTGGAATAATAATGGCTTGGGAATCAGCCTGAAGGTTAAACAAAAACAACACCCGACGACTGATGCGGAATACTTTAATGTCTGGATTGATACCCGAGATACGAAAACAATCCATCGTGCCAATCGTTACTGCCACTTTTTCCAGTTTCGGCCGGTTGTAAATGCCCCAAATCAGTCTCAACCAGGTTGCACCCAACTCACCATCAATCGGGCGCAAGCAGATGCACGTCAATCTGATCTTTCAAAGATACAGCTCTGGTCGAAGATTGAATCAACTGGATATGAGCTGGAAGCCTGGATTCCGGCAAGTGAACTGACCGGTTTCGATCCCGGTTCCTATCCGCAAATGGGGTTTTACTACACGATTTTCGATTCAGAATTGGGAGAACAATTCATGACCGTTGACCAAGAATTGCCGATCG